Proteins from a single region of Deinococcus seoulensis:
- a CDS encoding helix-turn-helix domain-containing protein, whose product MPSNGERPPGPPLQRTPLSTAFGSHIRQIRLELGYSQEELAARAQLDRTFVGRVERGEFRISLENAAALARACDVSLWKILQRAEETEALPIKDPSQSH is encoded by the coding sequence ATGCCTTCCAACGGCGAACGCCCCCCTGGTCCTCCCCTACAGCGGACCCCTCTATCAACAGCTTTCGGGTCACACATCCGGCAGATCCGACTGGAGTTGGGATACTCACAGGAGGAACTGGCCGCCAGAGCGCAACTCGACCGCACCTTCGTTGGACGTGTCGAAAGAGGCGAGTTTCGAATCAGCCTCGAAAACGCCGCTGCGTTAGCCAGAGCCTGCGATGTCAGCCTCTGGAAAATTCTCCAACGCGCAGAAGAGACAGAAGCGCTT